One Panicum virgatum strain AP13 chromosome 9K, P.virgatum_v5, whole genome shotgun sequence genomic region harbors:
- the LOC120650092 gene encoding pescadillo homolog: MPKHYRPAGKKKEGNAAKYITRTKAVNYLQVSLAIFRKLCILKGVFPRQPKKKVEGNHKTYYHMKDIAFIAHDPLIEKFRQIKVHRKKVKKAIAKKNRDLADRLLNRPPTYKLDKLVLERYPTFVDALRDLDDCLTLVHLFAALPAVDGERVEVNRIHNCRRLSHEWQAYISRTHSLRKTFISVKGIYYQAEVQGQKITWLTPHALQQVLTDDVDFNVMLSFLEFYETLLGFVNFKLYHSINVNYPPILDPRLEALAAELYALCRYISTGSGRVTGNSESGGAIKEKEDENKKESSKADESELRLAQLQHQLPANEPGTLMHLVEESTAVDTDDDETKECKSLFKNLKFYLSREVPRESLLFIIPAFGGTVSWEGEGAPFNEVDEDITHQIVDRPTQSHVFLSRAYVQPQWVFDCVNARIILPTEGYLVGRVPPPHLSPFVDNDTEGYIPEYAETIKRLQAAARNEILPLPGDEDLDNSLVAAMMDRTESNEAAEKKMKLEMLEKQYHDELKMEIDGITFSNLSNKKADKSLDTMDKDDSKSDHEDDEKKQAEKDSADISTALMSRKQRGLYKAIEIGKERKRDKVELLKKRKKNSESSASAKRR; the protein is encoded by the exons atgccgaaGCACTACCGCCCTGCG GGCAAGAAGAAGGAGGGGAATGCCGCGAAGTACATCACGAGGACCAAGGCGGTCAACTACCTGCAAGTCAGCCTTGCAATTTTCAG GAAGCTATGTATTCTCAAGGGTGTTTTTCCTCGTCAACCGAAGAAGAAGGTGGAAGGAAACCACAAGACATACTACCACATGAAGGATATTGCCTTCATCGCTCATGACCCTTTGATCGAGAAGTTCAG GCAAATCAAGGTCCACAGAAAGAAGGTTAAGAAGGCTATTGCTAAGAAAAACAGGGATCTTGCGGACAGACTGTTGAATCGGCCACCAACATACAAGCTTGATAAGCTGGTCCTTGAAAG ATATCCTACATTTGTTGATGCTCTTCGAGACTTGGATGACTGCCTTACATTGGTTCATCTGTTTGCGGCATTACCTGCTGTTGATGGTGAACGTGTTGAAGTCAATCGGATCCATAACTGCCGCAG GTTAAGCCATGAATGGCAAGCATACATATCCAGAACTCATTCCCTGAGGAAGACATTTATTTCTGTGAAGGGCATATATTACCAG GCTGAAGTTCAAGGACAAAAGATCACTTGGTTAACTCCTCATGCTCTTCAGCAAGTATTAACTGATGATGTTGACTTCAATGTGATGCTTAGTTTTTTGGAATTCTACGAG ACTCTTCTTGGATTTGTAAACTTCAAGCTCTACCATTCAATTAATGTAAATTATCCCCCAATTCTGGATCCTCGATTGGAAGCTTTAGCTGCTG AGCTCTATGCACTGTGCCGATACATCTCTACTGGTTCTGGGAGAGTGACTGGAAATTCAGAATCTGGTGGAGCAATCAAGGAAAAAGAGGatgaaaacaaaaaagaaagctCAAAAGCTGATGAGTCTGAACTCAGATTGGCACAGCTTCAACATCAGCTCCCAGCTAATGAACCTGGTACACTAATGCATCTTGTAGAAGAATCGACTGCTGTTGACACAGATGATGACGAGACCAAAGAATGTAAAAGTTTATTTAAGAACTTAAAATTCTACTTGAGTCGGGAG GTGCCTAGGGAGTCCCTTCTATTTATTATCCCGGCATTTGGTGGAACTGTTTCATGGGAAGGAGAAGGAGCTCCATTCAACGAAGTAGATGAAGACATCACTCATCAG ATTGTTGATAGGCCAACACAAAGccatgttttcctctctagggCATATGTCCAACCACAGTGGGTATTTGATTGTGTAAATGCTCGCATCATTTTGCCAACAGAGGGGTATCTTGTGGGAAG AGTACCTCCACCACATTTGTCTCCTTTTGTGGATAACGACACAGAGGGTTACATTCCTGAGTATGCTGAGACAATAAAGAGGCTGCAAGCTGCTGCTCGCAATGAGATCTTGCCTCTGCCAGGTGATGAAGATCTGGACAATTCGTTGGTAGCTGCAATGATGGATCGAACAGAGTCAAATGAAGCTGCTGAAAAGAAGATGAAG CTTGAGATGCTAGAGAAGCAATACCACGATGAGCTGAAAATGGAAATAGATGGCATTACTTTCTCTAATCTGTCAAATAAGAAAGCAGATAAGTCACTGGACACCATGGACAAGGATGATTCAAAGTCAGATCACGAggatgatgagaagaagcaagcTGAGAAGGATAGTGCTGACATTTCTACGGCTCTCATGTCTCGGAAGCAGAGAGGCCTTTATAAGGCAATTGAG ATTGGCAAGGAAAGGAAACGCGACAAAGTTGAGCTActgaagaagagaaaaaagaacTCTGAGTCTAGTGCTTCTGCTAAGCGACGCTGA